AAAGGCGGAAGCAGTAATTTAATGCAAATAATGCATATAGGTGGAAGTTTCTGAATTCCACATGATCCGTATATTCCAAGTAAACGTCAACCAATCTGTTACAACCTTGTCCTTAAGGTCCAACACTTGTGAATTCTGATCCATATAATTAGTTCCAGCACTACTGCAGCTGCAAGCCTGGATCAATCTAGTTTTAGATAATAACCAAACATGTACTCTTCACATTCTAATGAGTATGACAAGTATTCAGGAATACCACAGCCAACTGCACCTCCACCAGCACCACAGTCATATGAGAGTAAAGGAATTGTCACCGGGGTTCCAGTGAACTCCAGCAGTGGCGAATATACTAGTTACTCTGATAACAGTCGTCCTCCTCCGCCTGCTCGTGTTCCGCTTCAAATTCTGCCTAAGACTAGAGGTCCTTGGTCTACTGGCCTTTGCGAGTGCTTCTCCGATCCTGCCAACTGTAAGTCtgcaattttatttatttttaataaaaaaaaattgtaataGTCTATTGCGTAAATTTTTGTAAACCTCTTGTTACCGCGAGAGGAGATGAGTATTTTATTAGACTAGGAGCTGAAAGATTTGGGTTGGTGTTGCAGGTTGCATTACATTTTGGTGTCCATGTATTACTTTTGGACAAATTGCAGAGATTGTGGACAAAGGATCTTCATGTAAGTTACTAGTTCAATTGTATTCTTCTGCCTAACAACCTAGCTGTAAActaattaattattgaattacTTTTGTTTTGATGTTAATGGATGCTTTCTAATCTTGACTTTTACTTTTCAAACAAACTTTTACATAAAATACTACTATAAGTTGCAAGTTATGTGATAATTGTTATATTGATCTTGTTTTAAGTGAAATTACAAACTTAAAATTACTAATGAATGTATTTTCTTTATTCTTAGCGAATTAATTTGATTCATACTGTAACTCTGTAAGTTTGTTCCAACTTAAAAATATGTTTGTCAATCATGATAACATAGATGAGAACTCTACCAACAATCATACAGAAATACAAGTCAATAGTAGCTAAGGCCGTGTAGATAGTTGTACCTGAATAAGTAAGAGGATTTCTGAGTTTTCAACCTCAATTTGAAAAGTACACACTGACTTCAAATTTGTAGATTATTAGGATTACATACACGAGATTGCTTCACTTAATTTTAGTGTTCAGCTGTCTAATTTAGTTCAAGTGTTGGCATTCATTGATAGTTTGAGGTCTAAAATGAAACAGATGTAAACAATGACGGTTTAATTATAATTTATGCAGCTTGCGGAACGAGTGGAGCTCTATATGCCCTGATAGCTTGTGTGACGGGGTGTGCTTGCTGCCTCTCCTGCTTTTATCGAACAAAGCTAAGGCAGCAATTCTTCTTGCACGAAACTCCTTGTGCCGACTGCTTGGTGCATTGTTGCTGTGAGCAATGCGCTTTGTGTCAAGAATACCGTGAGCTCAAGCACCAAGGCTTTGACCTGTCCATAGGTAAAACACTCACTCGCGACATTTTTTTCTAATTAAAAATGGTGAATtgcatatttttaaatattcaaacAGCCATATCTCTGCCTCTGAGCAATTTAGAGATGAACCTGAAGCCTCAAGGGATTGCATATAAGCCGGGAATTTGTTAAGCCATTTTACAATCACATGTTCCTTATTAATCAAACACTAATTACTTTAACTTCCAATGTCTATCGAATAGGATGGCATGGGAATGCGGAGAAACATAACCGTGAAACAGAGATGGAACCGGTTGCTCCAGTGGTTCATGAAGGAATGAGCCGCTAGATAGCTATGATGTTGTATGTTGTTGAGCATTTGCATTGTTCTAGGACTACACTAAACAGTCTAAAGAAAGAATAACAACCCTTATGTGTAATGTGGTGCTGCTTGAATATGTATAAAATGTCTGTAATTATTAGTATGTGTTTTGTATTGTTTTCATTCACTACATTACTGTATTTGGCAATCATTCTGCATATATTTTATTGTACTTGTTGAGACTGTGGTCAACAAACTTATAGTTATAGGAAAGTTCTTAATACATATAGTATGCATTTGTTGCAAGTTTTTTAATTTTCACTTTTGAATGATACTCTTTACAAAACTCCAGTAATATAAAAACAGGAGCATCATGCACCCAAAAATATGCGGCCTCCATTTAGGGAGACTTAAATAGTAACTTTGTCCCCTATGCATTCTCCAATGCAAAAACACAGAGATTAAAGTTGCCAACATATGCTAATTGCAAAAAAAGTAGTGCTTTTTCTGTCTCATTTGAAATTTCTTGTTCAAAGATTTGAAAACCAACCTGCTgactgagagagagagagagagagagaggtatGATATGGAAGTGGAGGGGGGATCAGCAGAGAAAGAGCTAGAGAGAAGAAGCAATTTCTTGAGTAGTTTAATTAAGAAGAAAAAAGCTACTGAACAAGAAGAACAACATGATCGTCTTAATGTTCGTGTTAGGGCATCTGATATGCCCATCTCGTTGCAGAATAGAGCTTTCTCTTGTGCTAGAGACAATCTTGACTCCATGTCCAGAAAGCTTGATAACAAGAGCTTAGCTCTTGCCCTCAAGAAGGTAACTTCTGATTATcttttatttcaattttttcttgtcaatggAGTCTCACAATTTTGCTTTTGTTCATTACATCACATTATGATTTTTCATTCTTCATTTCCATATATACCTCAAATGTTTTTCTAGGATGAGGTTTCCTGGTGGCATCTAATTTGTTGCATAGATGTTTTACTGTATAATACATTTAGAAAGAAATGTTTTGCCAAAAAAGTTTAAATTAAAGTCTCAAAGGTGATGTACATGTCAGAACTGACATATTCATTCTTTAGTTTTCACCCTTGCATATACTTTATTTGACTAGAAAAAGTTGCATCAGGACTTCTGCTTACAAACCTCATGACAACACGCAATTGACGGTCACGCACTCACACACATCTTGTAATTACTATAAAGATTGCACTTTTGAATGGTCCAAATTGACAGTGTTGAATATAACTTGAGACTGCTggctgttgctgttgctgttgctgttgctgctgcaaaTAAGTTCATAGCTTGAATGCTATATTGAGATGAACTTTGTCTTTTTTTTGGTCCTTTAAAATCTCACAGTAGTTACAGAAACAAATCAAGTGTTTCGAGTATATACAATTTAACATCTGAATCTTGTTGCCAGTTTGATCTATTCATGATTTTGCTGTAAACTTAGCCATCATCCGTCAATAAATCCTTGTTATGTTATGATAACTCGTTAAGCCCTGGAACTGCTAACTGGTTGGTTGGTGTCTGGCCGAAATTATAACCTTTAATTTGTTTCTCTCTTGTCAAATGGTGCTAACATATATATTCACTCTCCTGGATGTTTTCTAATAGTGAATGTTTTGTTGTGGATTCTGGTTAAAATTATGTCATAGCGATACCAGGATTACACTTTGATGTGCTACGCTTCCTGACACGATATCTTTGTCTGATTTTTGTTTGTGTAATAAAATCAAATTCAGTTTGGCATCTAGGATAGAATGGTAGTCAGGTCTGTAAATATGCAAATTGGAACGAGTTTCATTTGTCTCGCTATAAATAGTAAAGCTTGTTCTTCGGTGTTACACTTGACTTTATTGGTCGAGGATTCTAGTTAGGACTTTTATTGGTCTTACTAAACATAGTAAAGCTTGTTTTTCAGATCCGTTATTTGCCTGGGAGAAATACAGTCTTCATAGTTTATAGTGCAAATCCTAATATCCTATATTTGATGTTGGAATTCTGTCATATCTCAGGAATTCGATACATCGTATGGCCCGGCCTGGCACTGCATCGTGGGCACTAGTTTTGGCTCATATGTCACACATTCGGTAGGAGGGTTTGTATATTTTTCGATTGACAACGTTCATGTGCTTCTCTTCAGAACTGCTGTTGAGCCTATGGACCATTGAGACCACCACAACTTGATTTATCAGATGCTGATTTCGTGTGCTGACTAGAGCCTGAAAATATAGCTAAAACAACTATTGTGGAAGCTGGATTTGTACTTTCTCTAGAATTATTTTGTAATTTGTTTGAAAATGTAGACAACCAGCCATTTGTGTACTACTCGTTTCTTGCATACGGGAAACACCGGACTAATCTGATAATTACGACGACAAGTTATGGAGTTGAGAGTAAGACTTTAACTTTACGATTCTACCGGGCCTtttttaacattttaagattTTAAA
The sequence above is drawn from the Apium graveolens cultivar Ventura unplaced genomic scaffold, ASM990537v1 ctg5824, whole genome shotgun sequence genome and encodes:
- the LOC141702875 gene encoding protein PLANT CADMIUM RESISTANCE 2-like, which codes for MYSSHSNEYDKYSGIPQPTAPPPAPQSYESKGIVTGVPVNSSSGEYTSYSDNSRPPPPARVPLQILPKTRGPWSTGLCECFSDPANCCITFWCPCITFGQIAEIVDKGSSSCGTSGALYALIACVTGCACCLSCFYRTKLRQQFFLHETPCADCLVHCCCEQCALCQEYRELKHQGFDLSIGWHGNAEKHNRETEMEPVAPVVHEGMSR
- the LOC141702876 gene encoding uncharacterized protein LOC141702876, yielding MEVEGGSAEKELERRSNFLSSLIKKKKATEQEEQHDRLNVRVRASDMPISLQNRAFSCARDNLDSMSRKLDNKSLALALKKEFDTSYGPAWHCIVGTSFGSYVTHSVGGFVYFSIDNVHVLLFRTAVEPMDH